The following coding sequences lie in one Motilibacter peucedani genomic window:
- a CDS encoding aminoglycoside phosphotransferase family protein → MSSRATLPTRPALAAAPAAAAATGAEQTLATARAALAQAAPALGLAPGDAAAARVVQVLSTVVFEVAGGAGRLAVKVYPGDVDAARLQAVARVLPAAGEVWAAQVAGPVVTASGTVTAYPWLEQSPPVGWGEIGALLRRWHDVPVDLAQLPRWTPLVRVPDQVAAYRAAPGADAELAELALRTRRILLARVAELRSGLGVGAVHGDLSPSNVMRRDGRPVLIDGDFVAAGPREYDLVSAALRRERGEIDEADYLEFCSAYGYDVRQWDGLGLVEEICSLGAVTFGMWCAAQRLEDTSWVASALARWC, encoded by the coding sequence ATGTCCTCGCGCGCGACCCTCCCGACCCGTCCCGCCCTCGCCGCCGCCCCTGCTGCTGCCGCGGCCACCGGCGCGGAGCAGACCCTCGCCACCGCCCGCGCGGCGCTGGCCCAGGCCGCACCGGCGCTGGGCCTGGCGCCCGGCGACGCCGCGGCGGCCCGGGTCGTGCAGGTGCTCTCCACCGTGGTCTTCGAGGTGGCGGGCGGCGCCGGCCGGCTCGCGGTCAAGGTCTACCCCGGCGACGTCGACGCCGCCCGGCTGCAGGCCGTCGCCCGGGTGCTGCCGGCGGCCGGCGAGGTCTGGGCGGCGCAGGTGGCGGGGCCGGTGGTCACCGCCAGCGGGACGGTGACCGCCTACCCGTGGCTCGAGCAGTCGCCGCCGGTCGGCTGGGGCGAGATCGGCGCGCTGCTGCGCCGCTGGCACGACGTCCCGGTCGACCTGGCGCAGCTGCCCCGCTGGACGCCGCTGGTCCGGGTGCCCGACCAGGTCGCCGCCTACCGCGCCGCGCCGGGCGCCGACGCCGAGCTGGCGGAGCTGGCGCTGCGTACGCGTCGCATCCTTCTCGCGCGCGTCGCCGAGCTCCGCTCGGGGCTGGGCGTCGGGGCGGTGCACGGCGACCTGTCGCCCTCGAACGTCATGCGCCGCGACGGGCGGCCGGTCCTGATCGACGGGGACTTCGTCGCTGCCGGGCCGCGGGAGTACGACCTGGTGTCCGCCGCGCTGCGTCGCGAGCGCGGCGAGATCGACGAGGCCGACTACCTCGAGTTCTGCTCGGCCTACGGCTACGACGTGCGCCAGTGGGACGGCCTCGGGCTGGTCGAGGAGATCTGCAGCCTCGGTGCG
- a CDS encoding class I SAM-dependent methyltransferase, with the protein MRIEDVQALASLAGRALLASLPAYDESSALALGERLRREGLDADFAAAAMTQARLRERATAKLGPDARRMLFTVDGLEQATRAAVADRRAALLAAALPPGAHVADLGCGIGADAVALARAGLRVLAVERDPVTAALAEANVRALGLADAVEVRTADATAVDLSGVAAAYLDPARRGEGRRTRDPEDWSPPWSHVLRTAERVGAVVAKLAPGIPHSLPPAGASTEWVSVDGDVVEAAVWFGRLARPAARSAVLLPSGETLDARDVPPPRAGAPRTWLYEPDGAVIRAGLVAEAAELVDGTLLDPTIAYVTADRLLSTPLMTAYAVLDGVPFSLRRVRDLLRAGGFGDLVVKKRGTAVVPESFRAQVLPGLPARGSGPTATVVLTRVMGQQSALLVEKV; encoded by the coding sequence ATGCGGATCGAGGACGTGCAGGCCCTGGCCTCCCTGGCCGGGCGGGCGCTGCTGGCGTCGCTGCCGGCCTACGACGAGTCCTCGGCCCTCGCGCTGGGCGAGCGGCTGCGCCGCGAGGGGCTCGACGCCGACTTCGCGGCCGCCGCGATGACCCAGGCCCGGCTGCGCGAGCGGGCGACCGCCAAGCTCGGGCCGGACGCCCGGCGCATGCTCTTCACCGTCGACGGGCTCGAGCAGGCGACCCGCGCGGCGGTGGCCGACCGGCGCGCGGCGCTGCTCGCGGCGGCCCTGCCCCCGGGCGCGCACGTGGCCGACCTCGGGTGCGGCATCGGCGCCGACGCCGTCGCCCTCGCGCGGGCGGGCCTGCGGGTGCTGGCGGTCGAGCGCGACCCGGTGACCGCGGCGCTGGCCGAGGCGAACGTGCGCGCCCTCGGCCTCGCGGACGCCGTCGAGGTGCGCACCGCCGACGCGACCGCGGTCGACCTCTCCGGGGTCGCCGCGGCCTACCTCGACCCCGCGCGCCGCGGCGAGGGGCGCCGCACCCGCGACCCCGAGGACTGGTCACCCCCGTGGTCGCACGTGCTGCGGACCGCCGAGCGGGTCGGCGCGGTCGTGGCGAAGCTCGCGCCGGGGATCCCGCACTCGCTGCCGCCCGCCGGGGCGAGCACCGAGTGGGTGTCGGTCGACGGCGACGTCGTCGAGGCGGCGGTGTGGTTCGGCCGGCTGGCGCGGCCTGCGGCCCGGTCGGCGGTCCTGCTGCCCTCGGGCGAGACGCTCGACGCGCGCGACGTTCCGCCGCCGCGCGCGGGGGCGCCGCGTACCTGGCTCTACGAGCCGGACGGCGCGGTCATCCGGGCCGGTCTGGTCGCCGAGGCGGCCGAGCTGGTCGACGGCACGCTGCTCGACCCGACCATCGCCTACGTCACCGCCGACCGGCTGCTCAGCACCCCGCTGATGACGGCGTACGCGGTGCTCGACGGCGTGCCGTTCTCGCTGCGCCGGGTGCGGGACCTGTTGCGGGCAGGCGGTTTCGGCGACCTCGTCGTCAAGAAGCGGGGCACCGCCGTGGTGCCCGAGAGCTTCCGCGCGCAGGTGCTGCCAGGCCTGCCGGCACGCGGCTCCGGACCCACCGCCACCGTCGTGCTGACCCGGGTGATGGGCCAGCAGAGCGCGCTCCTGGTGGAGAAGGTCTAG
- a CDS encoding SIMPL domain-containing protein, translating into MTAAPAQRRAWLAVLVLAALALALLTLAPGGRSEAATPSDPEGVTVSATGRSSAPPDVVRLSLAAEAGAAKSGDALAAASTASRRILAALRASGVAAADVQTTGLQVQPRYTGSRVTGYTARQSVGALVRDVARAGGVVDAAAAAGGAAFRVDGLSYGLEDDEAALTSARKAAFALATERARTYAAAAGRSLGAVLEVVEGSPAQPYASAAAASSGGGGAFDAPSLAPGSLDAAVTVTVRFALG; encoded by the coding sequence GTGACCGCTGCTCCCGCCCAGCGCCGCGCGTGGCTGGCCGTGCTCGTCCTGGCCGCCCTGGCGCTCGCCCTGCTGACCCTCGCCCCCGGTGGTCGCTCCGAGGCGGCGACCCCGTCCGACCCCGAGGGCGTCACCGTGAGCGCGACCGGGCGCTCGAGCGCGCCGCCCGACGTCGTCCGCCTGTCGCTGGCCGCGGAGGCGGGGGCCGCGAAGTCCGGCGACGCCCTGGCAGCAGCGTCCACGGCGTCGCGACGGATCCTCGCCGCGCTGCGCGCGTCGGGGGTCGCGGCGGCCGACGTGCAGACCACCGGCCTGCAGGTCCAGCCGCGCTACACCGGCAGCCGGGTCACCGGCTACACCGCGCGCCAGAGCGTGGGCGCCCTGGTCCGCGACGTCGCGCGCGCCGGCGGCGTCGTCGACGCCGCCGCAGCCGCCGGCGGCGCCGCCTTCCGGGTCGACGGGCTGTCCTACGGGCTCGAGGACGACGAGGCCGCGCTGACCTCCGCGCGCAAGGCGGCCTTCGCGCTCGCGACCGAGCGCGCCCGCACGTACGCCGCTGCCGCCGGCCGCAGCCTGGGCGCCGTCCTCGAGGTGGTCGAGGGCTCTCCGGCCCAGCCGTACGCCAGCGCCGCGGCCGCGTCGTCGGGCGGGGGAGGGGCGTTCGACGCCCCGAGCCTGGCGCCCGGCTCGCTCGACGCCGCGGTCACCGTCACGGTCCGCTTCGCGCTGGGGTGA
- the groES gene encoding co-chaperone GroES: MTTTASKVTIKPLEDRILVQALEAEQTTASGLVIPDTAKEKPQEGTVLAVGPGRFDEAGTNRLPLDVKVGDVVLYSKYGGTEVKYNGEEYLVLNARDVLAVIEK, translated from the coding sequence ATGACGACGACTGCTTCCAAGGTCACCATCAAGCCGCTCGAGGACCGCATCCTCGTGCAGGCGCTCGAGGCGGAGCAGACCACTGCCTCCGGCCTCGTGATCCCGGACACCGCCAAGGAGAAGCCGCAGGAGGGCACCGTCCTCGCGGTCGGCCCCGGCCGCTTCGACGAGGCCGGCACCAACCGGCTCCCGCTCGACGTCAAGGTCGGCGACGTGGTGCTCTACAGCAAGTACGGCGGCACCGAGGTCAAGTACAACGGCGAGGAGTACCTCGTGCTCAACGCCCGCGACGTGCTCGCGGTCATCGAGAAGTAG
- the groL gene encoding chaperonin GroEL (60 kDa chaperone family; promotes refolding of misfolded polypeptides especially under stressful conditions; forms two stacked rings of heptamers to form a barrel-shaped 14mer; ends can be capped by GroES; misfolded proteins enter the barrel where they are refolded when GroES binds), giving the protein MAAKTLQFNDDARRALERGVDALANAVKVTLGPKGRNVVIDKSYGAPTITNDGVTIAREVELDDPYENLGAQLAKEVATKTNDIAGDGTTTATVLAQALVKEGLRNVAAGAAPSALKRGIDKAVTAVNERLLEVAREVNGKEEVANVAAVSAQSPEIGELIAEAIDKVGKDGVITVEESQTFGTELELTEGMQFDKGYISPYFVTDADRQEAVLEDAYILINSGKIGSVSDVLPLLEKVVQAGKPLVVIAEDVEGEALSTLVVNKIRGTFTSAAVKAPGFGDRRKAMLEDIAVLTGAQVVAPEVGLKLDQVGLEVLGKARRVVVTKDDTTIIDGAGSSEAVADRARQIKGEIEASDSDWDREKLQERLAKLAGGVCVIKVGAATEVELKERKHRIEDAVSATRAAVEEGIVAGGGSALVHAAAAIDGLDLTGDELVGAGIVRKAVVEPLRWIAENAGLEGYVAVERVRGMEVGSGLNAATGDYVDLIAGGIIDPVKVTRSALTNAASIASMVLTTETLVVEKKAEEAPAAGHSHGGHGHSH; this is encoded by the coding sequence ATGGCCGCAAAGACCCTGCAGTTCAACGACGACGCCCGTCGCGCCCTCGAGCGCGGCGTCGACGCGCTCGCCAACGCCGTCAAGGTGACCCTCGGCCCCAAGGGCCGCAACGTGGTCATCGACAAGTCCTACGGCGCCCCCACCATCACCAACGACGGCGTCACCATCGCCCGCGAGGTCGAGCTCGACGACCCCTACGAGAACCTCGGCGCCCAGCTGGCGAAGGAGGTCGCGACCAAGACCAACGACATCGCCGGTGACGGCACGACCACCGCGACGGTGCTCGCCCAGGCCCTGGTCAAGGAGGGCCTGCGCAACGTGGCCGCCGGTGCGGCCCCCTCCGCGCTCAAGCGCGGCATCGACAAGGCCGTCACCGCGGTCAACGAGCGCCTGCTCGAGGTCGCCCGCGAGGTCAACGGCAAGGAGGAGGTCGCCAACGTCGCGGCCGTCTCCGCGCAGAGCCCCGAGATCGGCGAGCTCATCGCCGAGGCGATCGACAAGGTCGGCAAGGACGGCGTCATCACCGTCGAGGAGAGCCAGACCTTCGGCACCGAGCTCGAGCTCACCGAGGGCATGCAGTTCGACAAGGGCTACATCTCGCCCTACTTCGTCACCGACGCCGACCGCCAGGAGGCCGTCCTCGAGGACGCCTACATCCTGATCAACTCCGGCAAGATCGGCTCCGTCTCCGACGTCCTGCCGCTGCTCGAGAAGGTCGTGCAGGCCGGCAAGCCGCTGGTCGTCATCGCCGAGGACGTCGAGGGCGAGGCGCTCTCGACCCTGGTCGTCAACAAGATCCGCGGCACGTTCACCTCGGCCGCGGTCAAGGCGCCGGGCTTCGGCGACCGCCGCAAGGCCATGCTCGAGGACATCGCGGTGCTCACCGGCGCCCAGGTCGTCGCCCCCGAGGTCGGGCTCAAGCTCGACCAGGTCGGCCTCGAGGTGCTCGGCAAGGCCCGCCGCGTCGTCGTCACCAAGGACGACACCACGATCATCGACGGTGCCGGCAGCAGCGAGGCCGTCGCCGACCGCGCCCGCCAGATCAAGGGCGAGATCGAGGCCAGCGACTCCGACTGGGACCGCGAGAAGCTGCAGGAGCGCCTGGCCAAGCTGGCCGGCGGCGTCTGCGTCATCAAGGTCGGCGCGGCCACCGAGGTCGAGCTCAAGGAGCGCAAGCACCGCATCGAGGACGCCGTCTCCGCGACGCGCGCCGCGGTCGAGGAGGGCATCGTCGCCGGTGGCGGCTCCGCCCTCGTCCACGCCGCTGCCGCGATCGACGGGCTCGACCTGACCGGTGACGAGCTCGTCGGCGCCGGCATCGTGCGCAAGGCCGTCGTCGAGCCGCTGCGCTGGATCGCCGAGAACGCCGGTCTCGAGGGCTACGTCGCCGTCGAGCGCGTGCGCGGCATGGAGGTCGGCTCGGGGCTCAACGCGGCCACCGGTGACTACGTCGACCTCATCGCCGGCGGCATCATCGACCCGGTCAAGGTGACCCGCTCCGCGCTCACCAACGCCGCGTCGATCGCCAGCATGGTGCTCACGACCGAGACCCTGGTCGTCGAGAAGAAGGCCGAGGAGGCTCCGGCCGCCGGCCACAGCCACGGCGGCCACGGGCACAGCCACTAG
- a CDS encoding M15 family metallopeptidase, giving the protein MGAARLWVRVGALAASGALSLALTAPARAASPALTPSAPGAVASDTPSSAPAPTAGGGAGDVAGDPATPAGTATPSPTASPTASPGPGGTASSSPSPGTPSPGSTGAPTPSGTSSPGSSPTPSASPTLSPEQAAALAAAVRAGTASLQQATAELAVLRAAASKALEAHSVAKRKADAATLAAKAAKELAAADEEAAAQAQGSLNRLAANAYRGGPLGSSSASITALLGASDPADFLRRAHDVRAMAAERAATLHVARAAVEKHQDAAAAAQVAADRAAAAERGVRATQARSTTLVTSASRLVAALATNLSAKDSSAKLAQATSVAEQRAVENALVKARAQARGEPVLGVGGCAGTDVSAYPNGQLPTAALCPLWGAPGHLLRADAAASFNAMSKAYAETFGTPICATDSYRDLAMQQDLFVRKPTLAAVPGTSNHGWGLAVDLCDGVESFGTPQHEWLDANSFRWGWFHPGWAEPTGSRPEPWHWEFSG; this is encoded by the coding sequence GTGGGTGCAGCGAGGCTCTGGGTACGCGTGGGTGCGCTCGCCGCGAGCGGCGCGCTCAGCCTGGCCCTGACCGCCCCCGCCCGTGCCGCGAGCCCGGCCCTGACGCCCTCAGCACCGGGGGCCGTGGCCTCCGACACCCCGAGCTCGGCCCCCGCGCCGACCGCGGGCGGCGGCGCGGGCGACGTGGCCGGGGACCCCGCCACCCCGGCCGGGACGGCGACGCCGAGCCCGACCGCCAGCCCCACCGCCAGCCCGGGTCCGGGCGGCACCGCGTCGAGCTCTCCCTCGCCCGGCACCCCCTCGCCGGGCTCCACGGGCGCGCCCACGCCCTCGGGGACCTCGTCGCCCGGCTCCTCACCGACACCGAGCGCCTCCCCGACGCTGAGCCCGGAGCAGGCGGCGGCCCTCGCGGCGGCGGTGCGCGCCGGGACCGCCTCGCTCCAGCAGGCGACCGCCGAGCTGGCCGTGCTGCGGGCCGCCGCGTCGAAGGCGCTCGAGGCCCACTCGGTCGCGAAGCGCAAGGCCGACGCAGCCACTCTCGCGGCCAAGGCCGCGAAGGAGCTGGCTGCGGCCGACGAGGAGGCGGCCGCCCAGGCCCAGGGCTCGCTCAACCGGCTCGCCGCCAACGCCTACCGCGGCGGCCCGCTCGGCTCGAGCAGCGCGAGCATCACCGCCCTGCTGGGGGCGAGCGACCCCGCCGACTTCCTGCGCCGGGCCCACGACGTGCGGGCCATGGCCGCCGAGCGCGCCGCCACGCTGCACGTCGCGCGAGCGGCGGTGGAGAAGCACCAGGACGCCGCCGCCGCGGCCCAGGTCGCGGCCGACAGGGCGGCGGCGGCCGAGCGCGGCGTCCGCGCCACCCAGGCCCGGAGCACCACGCTGGTCACGTCGGCGAGCCGGCTGGTGGCCGCGCTGGCGACGAACCTGTCGGCGAAGGACTCCTCGGCCAAGCTGGCACAGGCGACCTCGGTGGCCGAGCAGCGGGCGGTCGAGAACGCTCTGGTCAAGGCGCGGGCCCAGGCCCGCGGCGAGCCGGTGCTGGGCGTCGGCGGCTGCGCCGGCACCGACGTGTCGGCCTACCCCAACGGCCAGCTGCCGACCGCGGCGCTCTGCCCGCTGTGGGGGGCTCCGGGGCACCTGCTCCGTGCGGACGCCGCTGCGAGCTTCAACGCGATGAGCAAGGCCTACGCCGAGACGTTCGGGACGCCGATCTGCGCCACCGACTCCTACCGCGACCTCGCGATGCAGCAGGACCTCTTCGTGCGCAAGCCCACGCTGGCCGCGGTACCCGGCACCTCGAACCACGGCTGGGGCCTGGCGGTCGACCTGTGCGACGGGGTCGAGAGCTTCGGCACGCCGCAGCACGAGTGGCTCGACGCGAACTCGTTCAGGTGGGGCTGGTTCCACCCGGGCTGGGCCGAGCCGACCGGCAGCCGGCCCGAGCCCTGGCACTGGGAGTTCAGCGGCTGA
- a CDS encoding WhiB family transcriptional regulator produces MAELSRLPGPNADLWDWQLLGACRGADPDTFFHPDGERGPRRRAREEAAKAVCATCPVLAECARHALAVREPYGVWGGMSEDDREAAYAAASGTSLVA; encoded by the coding sequence ATGGCCGAGCTCTCCCGGCTTCCCGGACCCAACGCGGACCTGTGGGACTGGCAGCTGCTCGGCGCCTGCCGAGGCGCCGACCCCGACACGTTCTTCCACCCCGACGGCGAGCGCGGCCCGCGCCGGCGTGCTCGCGAGGAGGCCGCCAAGGCGGTCTGCGCGACCTGCCCGGTGCTGGCCGAGTGCGCCCGACACGCGCTCGCGGTGCGCGAGCCCTACGGCGTGTGGGGCGGGATGTCCGAGGACGACCGCGAGGCGGCGTACGCGGCCGCCTCCGGCACCTCGCTCGTGGCCTGA
- a CDS encoding MerR family transcriptional regulator, protein MDSEAVLSVAAVARRLGVAPATLRTWDRRYDLGPSGHTAGSHRRYTAHDLERLTLMRRLTLEGVPPAEAARVALAAEDVTPQPATPVGGGRVLAMPGGSAATRGLARAAMALDDHACRQIIRTTLDAIGVVATWDQLLRPVLAGVGERWAQTGEGVEVEHLLSEVSASVFRTGAEVANPLNGRPVLLAGAPQELHILPLHVLAAALAERQVASRVLGAQLPARALVDAVTRSGPAAVVLWAQRTASADVSGLASLPGQRPAPAVFAGGPGWDAVELPEGARRLESLGDAVETMVGLVTARRA, encoded by the coding sequence GTGGACTCCGAGGCCGTGCTGTCCGTCGCGGCCGTCGCCCGTCGGCTGGGCGTCGCACCCGCCACGCTCCGGACGTGGGACCGCCGCTACGACCTCGGCCCCTCCGGGCACACCGCGGGCTCGCACCGCCGCTACACCGCCCACGACCTCGAGCGGCTCACGCTGATGCGCAGGCTGACGCTCGAGGGCGTGCCGCCGGCCGAGGCCGCGCGCGTCGCTCTGGCCGCCGAGGACGTCACGCCCCAGCCGGCCACCCCGGTCGGCGGTGGGCGGGTGCTGGCCATGCCGGGCGGCAGCGCGGCGACCCGTGGGCTGGCGCGGGCCGCCATGGCGCTGGACGACCACGCCTGCAGGCAGATCATCCGCACCACCCTCGACGCCATCGGCGTGGTGGCGACCTGGGACCAGCTGCTCCGGCCGGTGCTCGCCGGCGTGGGGGAGCGCTGGGCGCAGACGGGGGAGGGGGTCGAGGTCGAGCACCTCCTCAGCGAGGTCTCGGCGAGCGTCTTCCGCACGGGCGCCGAGGTCGCCAACCCGCTCAACGGGCGCCCGGTGCTGCTCGCCGGTGCTCCGCAGGAGCTCCACATCCTGCCGCTGCACGTGCTGGCCGCGGCCCTCGCCGAGCGCCAGGTCGCCAGCCGGGTGCTCGGCGCCCAGCTGCCGGCGCGCGCGCTGGTCGACGCAGTGACCCGCAGCGGTCCCGCCGCCGTCGTGCTCTGGGCGCAGCGCACGGCCAGTGCCGACGTCTCCGGGCTCGCCTCGCTGCCGGGCCAGCGCCCGGCGCCGGCGGTGTTCGCCGGCGGGCCCGGCTGGGACGCCGTGGAGCTGCCGGAGGGCGCGCGGCGCCTCGAGTCGCTGGGCGACGCGGTCGAGACGATGGTGGGGCTGGTCACGGCGCGTCGCGCCTGA
- a CDS encoding response regulator transcription factor: MPTVLVCDDSPMAREALRRGVAAVPGIERVVVAGSGEEAVARWGHDRPDLVLIDVRMPGLGGIEAARRILAQDPTASVIMLTMAEDVDGVARAVASGVRGYLVKDATREEIAATVTSALGDSSLRRAAVPVARAGDAPTLTEREMQVLDGMSRGRSNAEIGRELYLSEDTVKTHARRLFRKLGAADRAHAVALGFRLGLVR, from the coding sequence ATGCCCACGGTCCTGGTCTGCGATGACTCGCCGATGGCGCGCGAGGCGCTCCGGCGCGGCGTGGCGGCTGTGCCGGGTATCGAGCGGGTGGTCGTCGCCGGCTCCGGCGAGGAGGCCGTCGCCCGCTGGGGCCACGACCGCCCCGACCTGGTGCTCATCGACGTGCGCATGCCCGGCCTCGGCGGGATCGAGGCGGCTCGCCGCATCCTCGCCCAGGACCCGACAGCCAGCGTCATCATGCTCACGATGGCCGAGGACGTCGACGGCGTCGCCCGTGCGGTGGCCTCCGGCGTGCGCGGCTACCTCGTCAAGGACGCGACCCGCGAGGAGATCGCAGCGACCGTGACCTCGGCGCTGGGCGACTCGAGCCTGCGCCGCGCCGCGGTGCCCGTGGCCCGGGCCGGCGACGCGCCGACGCTCACCGAGCGCGAGATGCAGGTGCTCGACGGCATGAGCCGCGGGCGCAGCAACGCCGAGATCGGGCGTGAGCTCTACCTGTCCGAGGACACGGTGAAGACCCACGCCCGACGGCTGTTCCGCAAGCTCGGCGCTGCTGACCGGGCGCACGCGGTGGCGCTCGGCTTCCGCCTCGGGCTCGTCCGCTAG
- a CDS encoding glycoside hydrolase family 13 protein — protein sequence MNTSPTRWWQDAVVYQVYVRSFADGDGDGIGDLAGLRAHLDHVAALGADGIWLNPHYASPQRDHGYDIADYFAVEPAYGTLEDFRGLVRDAHERGLKVLLDLVANHCSQDHEWFRAALAAAPGSPERARFHFCDGRGADGELPPNNWSSIFGGPAWTRTTDADGRPGQWYLHIFDPSQPDFDWSHLEVAQMFEDVLRFWFDQGVDGFRVDVAHGMAKHPELPDWPCREDGTSDYNAHMWNQPGVHDIYRRWRALADSYAPERELMFVGEVWVPEVSHLAEYLRPDELHQAFFFDLLLQQWDGTSIRGAITRGVEQSSATGTPATWTLSNHDVPRTVTRYGTTRDPQAASNGDPIASARTRGEVDLESGTRRARAAILMLLALPGSVYLYQGEELGLPEVYDLPDEARQDPIFFRSGGEEVGRDGCRIPMPWTEDRPTFGFSGDADVDPWMPQPDLFGKYAVSAQEQDASSTLALYRAALRARRTYASGELEWLDTGDQAVLAFRRGAMVCVVNTGTTAYQLPQQWGQARVASAELVDGHLPPDAGVWLS from the coding sequence ATGAACACTTCCCCCACCCGCTGGTGGCAGGACGCCGTGGTCTACCAGGTCTACGTGCGCTCCTTCGCCGACGGCGACGGCGACGGCATCGGCGACCTCGCCGGCCTGCGCGCCCACCTCGACCACGTCGCCGCACTCGGTGCGGACGGCATCTGGCTCAACCCCCACTACGCCTCGCCGCAGCGCGACCACGGCTACGACATCGCCGACTACTTCGCGGTCGAGCCGGCCTACGGCACCCTCGAGGACTTCCGCGGGCTGGTCCGCGACGCGCACGAGCGCGGCCTCAAGGTGCTGCTCGACCTCGTCGCCAACCACTGCTCGCAGGACCACGAGTGGTTCCGCGCGGCCCTCGCCGCGGCGCCCGGCTCGCCGGAGCGGGCGCGCTTCCACTTCTGCGACGGCCGCGGCGCCGACGGCGAGCTCCCGCCCAACAACTGGAGCTCGATCTTCGGCGGTCCCGCCTGGACCCGCACGACCGACGCGGACGGCCGGCCCGGCCAGTGGTACCTGCACATCTTCGACCCCTCGCAGCCCGACTTCGACTGGAGCCATCTCGAGGTGGCCCAGATGTTCGAGGACGTCCTGCGCTTCTGGTTCGACCAGGGCGTCGACGGCTTCCGCGTCGACGTGGCCCACGGCATGGCCAAGCACCCCGAGCTGCCCGACTGGCCCTGCCGCGAGGACGGCACGTCGGACTACAACGCCCACATGTGGAACCAGCCGGGCGTGCACGACATCTACCGCCGCTGGCGCGCGCTCGCCGACTCCTACGCGCCGGAGCGCGAGCTCATGTTCGTGGGCGAGGTCTGGGTGCCCGAGGTGTCGCACCTCGCGGAGTACCTCCGCCCCGACGAGCTGCACCAGGCGTTCTTCTTCGACCTGCTGCTGCAGCAGTGGGACGGCACGTCGATCCGCGGCGCGATCACGCGGGGCGTCGAGCAGTCGTCGGCCACGGGCACGCCGGCCACGTGGACCCTGTCGAACCACGACGTACCACGCACCGTCACGCGCTACGGCACGACGCGCGACCCGCAGGCGGCGTCCAACGGCGACCCGATCGCCTCGGCGCGCACGCGCGGCGAGGTCGACCTCGAGAGCGGCACGCGCCGGGCACGGGCTGCGATCCTGATGCTGCTGGCCCTGCCGGGGTCGGTCTACCTCTACCAGGGTGAGGAGCTCGGGCTGCCCGAGGTCTACGACCTGCCCGACGAGGCGCGGCAGGACCCCATCTTCTTCCGCTCCGGCGGCGAGGAGGTGGGCCGCGACGGGTGCCGCATCCCGATGCCGTGGACCGAGGACCGGCCGACGTTCGGCTTCTCCGGCGACGCGGACGTCGACCCCTGGATGCCGCAGCCGGACCTCTTCGGCAAGTACGCGGTGAGCGCGCAGGAGCAGGACGCCAGCTCGACCCTCGCGCTCTACCGCGCCGCGCTGCGCGCCCGGAGGACGTACGCGTCCGGCGAGCTCGAGTGGCTCGACACCGGTGACCAGGCGGTGCTGGCCTTCCGCCGCGGCGCGATGGTCTGCGTGGTCAACACTGGCACCACTGCGTACCAGTTGCCCCAGCAGTGGGGGCAGGCGCGCGTCGCGAGCGCTGAGCTCGTCGACGGGCACCTGCCCCCGGACGCTGGGGTGTGGCTGTCCTAG